In 'Nostoc azollae' 0708, the following are encoded in one genomic region:
- a CDS encoding Npun_R2479 family HD domain-containing metalloprotein: MFNTTEIIINAFVNQLRSGYQRTYGGLKTDYQDIIAWAGNMALENIANSDALYHNVEHSVLVTLVGQEILRGKHIREGGVSSEDWLHVIISLLCHDIGYVKGVCREDQESESLYATGQNGNMVSLPDGASDASLTPYHVDRAKLFIDERFGGHPLIDSDAIKVNIELTRFPVPSADDHQDTSHFAGLVRAADLIGQLSDPRYLKKITSLFYEFEETAINKALGYNNPGDLRKNYSKFYWNGVYPYIKEGLRYLGLTQQGKQVLANLYSNVFVVEHEKKNEEMRYLAEQLNG, translated from the coding sequence ATGTTCAACACCACTGAAATTATCATTAATGCTTTTGTAAATCAACTCCGATCAGGATACCAACGTACCTACGGTGGATTAAAAACTGATTATCAAGACATTATCGCTTGGGCTGGTAACATGGCATTGGAAAACATTGCCAACAGTGATGCTTTATATCACAATGTTGAACACTCCGTTCTTGTTACCCTGGTAGGACAAGAAATCTTACGTGGTAAACACATCCGCGAAGGAGGAGTTTCCAGCGAAGATTGGTTGCACGTCATCATTTCCTTATTGTGTCACGATATTGGCTATGTAAAAGGAGTTTGCCGAGAAGACCAAGAATCAGAAAGCCTATATGCTACAGGGCAAAATGGGAACATGGTTTCTCTTCCTGATGGTGCTTCTGATGCTAGTCTAACACCCTATCATGTAGATCGGGCAAAACTATTTATTGATGAGAGATTTGGTGGACATCCTTTAATAGATTCCGATGCAATTAAAGTTAATATTGAATTAACTCGCTTTCCAGTTCCTAGCGCAGATGATCATCAAGATACCAGTCACTTTGCCGGATTAGTACGTGCTGCTGATTTAATTGGACAATTAAGTGATCCCCGTTACTTGAAAAAAATTACAAGTTTATTTTACGAATTCGAAGAAACAGCAATCAACAAAGCTTTAGGCTATAATAATCCTGGAGACTTACGCAAAAATTACTCCAAATTTTACTGGAATGGTGTCTATCCTTATATCAAAGAAGGACTACGTTATCTAGGTCTCACACAACAAGGAAAACAAGTTTTAGCTAACCTTTATTCCAATGTATTTGTTGTTGAACATGAGAAAAAAAATGAAGAAATGCGGTATTTAGCAGAACAGTTAAATGGTTAA